A region of Haliotis asinina isolate JCU_RB_2024 chromosome 7, JCU_Hal_asi_v2, whole genome shotgun sequence DNA encodes the following proteins:
- the LOC137290915 gene encoding uncharacterized protein isoform X1: MPTEEDDHGAQGKRTDKEYALPKEHGIPLSKPKRQDGQGSDRGVQEEGETHPAHEKDVVSGQDIQDTKSFLHLFKPIGIKIQGISDRQRYEIEPSKRIPTSMEQFLKEIQNVNNSPSTREETLRIFQKIVTDPKSVCSVFRVINVTYVFILVESSPDDEGFAASVDGHNTVLAVIYDATNKRFVLVLYGEIQDSTEWRQEIRTTVYNIILCIYGRVYNSAITHCKNDLVSRKLETICNILKALNANATEAMRRDVEIRKRLAMEMNQMKQYECPPGQSERLSITDGNSQLEQQQQPLRDQWQQPQQPQQLQPQQTSQPNAEAPIDSHVQLERRVHLMEDEVTREQSLNQSKKKSGEPETTRDEQTVRDVHGSINCN, translated from the exons ATGCCCACAGAGGAAGATGACCATGGAGCACAAGGAAAACGAACAGACAAAGAGTATGCTCTTCCCAAAGAGCATGGCATCCCTCTGTCCAAGCCAAAGAGACAGGATGGACAAG gATCTGATAGAGGAGTACAAGAAGAAGGTGAAACACATCCTGCACATGAAAAAGATGTGGTCAGTGGACAGGACATTCAAGATACAAAGAGTTTCCTACATCTGTTCAAACCTATTGGTATCAAAATACAAGGCATATCTGACAGACAACGGTATGAGATTGAGCCTAGCAAAAGGATACCTACTAGTATGGAACAATTTCTTAAAGAAATACAG AATGTGAACAATTCACCCTCTACTAGGGAAGAAACTCTCAGGATTTTCCAGAAAATAGTTACTGATCCTAAAAGTGTTTGCTCTGTTTTCCGTGTCATCAATGTGACATATGTGTTT ATACTTGTTGAGAGTTCTCCAGACGATGAAGGTTTTGCTGCATCAGTTGATGGGCACAACACAGTTCTTGCAGTCATATATGATGCAACAAATAAAAGATTTGTCTTGGTGCTCTATGGGGAAATTCAGG ATTCAACTGAGTGGAGACAAGAAATACGCACAACAGTATATAACATCATCCTCTGCATCTATGGACGAGTGTACAATTCAGCAATAACACActgcaaaaatgacttggtttccagaaagcTGGAAACCATctgtaat atATTAAAAGCTCTCAATGCAAATGCAACAGAAGCAATGCGGAGGGATGTCGAGATAAGGAAACGTCTTGCCATGGAAATGAATCAG ATGAAGCAGTATGAATGTCCACCTGGTCAATCTGAAAGGCTGAGCATCACAGATG GAAATTCACAGCTggaacaacagcaacaaccacTACGTGACCAATGGCAGCAACCACAGCAGCCACAGCAGCTGCAACCCCAACAAACATCCCAACCAAATG CAGAAGCGCCTATAGATTCACATGTACAGCTAGAGCGTAGAGTACATCTCATGGAGGATGAAG tcaCACGTGAGCAATCCCTGAATCAAAGTAAAAAGAAATCTGGTGAACCTGAGACCACCAGGGATGAGCAGACAGTCCGTGATGTACATGGAAGTATCAACTGTAATTAA
- the LOC137290915 gene encoding uncharacterized protein isoform X2, whose protein sequence is MPTEEDDHGAQGKRTDKEYALPKEHGIPLSKPKRQDGQGSDRGVQEEGETHPAHEKDVVSGQDIQDTKSFLHLFKPIGIKIQGISDRQRYEIEPSKRIPTSMEQFLKEIQNVNNSPSTREETLRIFQKIVTDPKSVCSVFRVINVTYVFILVESSPDDEGFAASVDGHNTVLAVIYDATNKRFVLVLYGEIQDSTEWRQEIRTTVYNIILCIYGRVYNSAITHCKNDLVSRKLETICNILKALNANATEAMRRDVEIRKRLAMEMNQMKQYECPPGQSERLSITDGNSQLEQQQQPLRDQWQQPQQPQQLQPQQTSQPNEAPIDSHVQLERRVHLMEDEVTREQSLNQSKKKSGEPETTRDEQTVRDVHGSINCN, encoded by the exons ATGCCCACAGAGGAAGATGACCATGGAGCACAAGGAAAACGAACAGACAAAGAGTATGCTCTTCCCAAAGAGCATGGCATCCCTCTGTCCAAGCCAAAGAGACAGGATGGACAAG gATCTGATAGAGGAGTACAAGAAGAAGGTGAAACACATCCTGCACATGAAAAAGATGTGGTCAGTGGACAGGACATTCAAGATACAAAGAGTTTCCTACATCTGTTCAAACCTATTGGTATCAAAATACAAGGCATATCTGACAGACAACGGTATGAGATTGAGCCTAGCAAAAGGATACCTACTAGTATGGAACAATTTCTTAAAGAAATACAG AATGTGAACAATTCACCCTCTACTAGGGAAGAAACTCTCAGGATTTTCCAGAAAATAGTTACTGATCCTAAAAGTGTTTGCTCTGTTTTCCGTGTCATCAATGTGACATATGTGTTT ATACTTGTTGAGAGTTCTCCAGACGATGAAGGTTTTGCTGCATCAGTTGATGGGCACAACACAGTTCTTGCAGTCATATATGATGCAACAAATAAAAGATTTGTCTTGGTGCTCTATGGGGAAATTCAGG ATTCAACTGAGTGGAGACAAGAAATACGCACAACAGTATATAACATCATCCTCTGCATCTATGGACGAGTGTACAATTCAGCAATAACACActgcaaaaatgacttggtttccagaaagcTGGAAACCATctgtaat atATTAAAAGCTCTCAATGCAAATGCAACAGAAGCAATGCGGAGGGATGTCGAGATAAGGAAACGTCTTGCCATGGAAATGAATCAG ATGAAGCAGTATGAATGTCCACCTGGTCAATCTGAAAGGCTGAGCATCACAGATG GAAATTCACAGCTggaacaacagcaacaaccacTACGTGACCAATGGCAGCAACCACAGCAGCCACAGCAGCTGCAACCCCAACAAACATCCCAACCAAATG AAGCGCCTATAGATTCACATGTACAGCTAGAGCGTAGAGTACATCTCATGGAGGATGAAG tcaCACGTGAGCAATCCCTGAATCAAAGTAAAAAGAAATCTGGTGAACCTGAGACCACCAGGGATGAGCAGACAGTCCGTGATGTACATGGAAGTATCAACTGTAATTAA